The Salinibaculum sp. SYNS191 genome has a window encoding:
- a CDS encoding AEC family transporter, with product MSLLSIFGTAILPIVAIAAAGYLLGRTRDISATPLNTVTVYVLVPALVFHTLTTTQLAGETLASIVLGVFLFTGVMAVLAQGTGTVLGNAEPILGTFVLVSVFSNAGNYGIPVSEFAFGALGRSTAVVYIVGQSVAMYTLGVYLAARGEGSDWREGMRAIFSIPLIYTVLAALAARYAGVVPPADTAAMETLQLVGDSAIPVMLLILGIELAETDYSAAALQVTPAVGLKLLVAPVVAVGVALLVGFQNPTVARVFVLESAMPAAVTTLILTGEFAGPNADGIAATEYASTAIFVSTVISVPLLTGLIALLQSGVVL from the coding sequence GTGTCGCTGCTGTCTATCTTCGGGACGGCAATTCTCCCCATCGTCGCCATCGCCGCCGCGGGGTACCTCCTCGGGCGCACGCGCGATATCTCCGCGACGCCGTTGAACACCGTCACCGTCTACGTCCTCGTGCCGGCGCTGGTCTTCCACACGCTGACGACCACGCAACTCGCCGGGGAAACCCTCGCCAGCATCGTCCTCGGCGTCTTCCTGTTCACCGGCGTGATGGCCGTCCTCGCGCAGGGGACGGGGACGGTGCTGGGCAACGCCGAACCCATCCTCGGCACGTTCGTCCTCGTCAGCGTCTTCTCGAACGCCGGCAACTACGGCATCCCCGTCTCCGAGTTCGCCTTCGGCGCGCTCGGGCGCTCGACGGCCGTCGTCTACATCGTCGGCCAGTCCGTCGCCATGTACACGCTCGGTGTCTACCTCGCGGCCCGCGGCGAGGGCAGCGACTGGCGCGAGGGGATGCGGGCCATCTTCTCTATCCCGCTGATCTACACGGTCCTGGCCGCGCTGGCCGCCCGGTACGCCGGTGTCGTCCCGCCCGCCGACACCGCTGCGATGGAGACGCTGCAACTCGTCGGCGACTCCGCCATCCCCGTGATGTTGCTCATCCTCGGCATCGAACTCGCGGAGACGGACTACAGCGCGGCCGCGCTCCAGGTGACGCCGGCCGTCGGGCTGAAACTGCTCGTCGCCCCCGTCGTCGCCGTCGGGGTCGCGCTCCTCGTCGGGTTCCAGAATCCGACGGTCGCGCGGGTGTTCGTCCTGGAGAGCGCGATGCCGGCGGCCGTGACGACGCTCATCCTCACCGGGGAGTTCGCGGGCCCGAACGCGGACGGCATCGCTGCCACCGAGTACGCGAGCACCGCCATCTTCGTCTCTACCGTCATCTCGGTGCCGCTCCTTACGGGGTTGATTGCCCTCCTACAGTCGGGAGTGGTGCTCTGA
- a CDS encoding cupin domain-containing protein codes for MTTVNEDDLDWEEYDRGENAFRRKELANATDAEQLGCSLYELDPGKRSWPYHYHTANEEAVYVLSGSGLLRGDDGEQDIGAGDFVALPADESGGHQLVNDGDEVLRYLMVSTMEEPDVTVYPEMEKFGVYVGSPPGGREERTFQGYFPLDADVEYWDE; via the coding sequence ATGACGACGGTCAACGAGGACGACCTCGACTGGGAGGAGTACGACCGCGGCGAGAACGCCTTCCGTCGGAAGGAACTCGCGAACGCCACCGACGCCGAGCAACTGGGCTGTAGCCTCTACGAACTCGACCCCGGCAAGCGCTCGTGGCCCTACCACTACCACACCGCCAACGAGGAGGCCGTCTACGTCCTCTCGGGGTCGGGACTGCTCCGGGGCGACGACGGCGAACAGGACATCGGCGCGGGCGACTTCGTCGCACTCCCGGCCGACGAGAGCGGCGGTCACCAACTCGTCAACGACGGCGACGAGGTGTTGCGCTACCTGATGGTGTCGACGATGGAGGAGCCCGACGTGACGGTCTATCCGGAGATGGAGAAGTTCGGCGTCTACGTCGGCTCGCCGCCGGGCGGCCGCGAGGAGCGCACCTTCCAGGGGTACTTCCCGCTCGACGCGGACGTGGAGTACTGGGACGAGTGA
- a CDS encoding GNAT family N-acetyltransferase, which produces MSVELQQGVSPDDSTQPDCAGFDDSPPRSPCFEDETGVALHVRPYDEDHFEALVDFYEGYPERHRSMSLPPLARSQIEDWVGKLVDRGRNLTVFAGDRLVGHVAYSPREADEAELVIFVDEQFHNRGIGTELIRQAIAYATEDEMDAILLHVDSRNERAVHVYESIGFELLDMDDQTLKMRLEITEDVAAAVRTD; this is translated from the coding sequence ATGAGTGTCGAACTGCAACAAGGCGTGTCCCCCGACGACTCGACGCAGCCAGACTGCGCCGGATTCGACGACAGTCCGCCGCGGAGCCCCTGCTTCGAGGACGAGACCGGCGTCGCGCTGCACGTTCGCCCGTACGACGAGGACCACTTCGAGGCGCTCGTCGACTTCTACGAGGGCTACCCGGAACGGCACCGCTCGATGTCGCTCCCGCCGCTGGCCCGCTCGCAAATCGAAGACTGGGTCGGGAAACTCGTCGACCGCGGCCGGAACCTCACCGTCTTCGCCGGCGACCGGCTGGTCGGCCACGTCGCCTACTCGCCGCGGGAGGCCGACGAGGCGGAACTGGTCATCTTCGTCGACGAGCAGTTCCACAACCGCGGCATCGGCACGGAACTCATCCGGCAGGCCATCGCCTACGCGACCGAGGACGAGATGGACGCGATACTGCTCCACGTCGACAGCAGAAACGAGCGCGCGGTCCACGTCTACGAGTCCATCGGCTTCGAACTCCTCGACATGGACGACCAGACGCTCAAGATGCGCCTGGAGATCACCGAGGACGTCGCGGCGGCGGTGCGGACAGACTAG
- a CDS encoding pyridoxamine 5'-phosphate oxidase family protein encodes MLEDIIEESNTARMSDAQIREYLLAQGVGVLGLPDAEFPYLIPMSFGYDGESTLYFLFLLFGGDTQKESLSDRSARATFVVYSAESKFEWRSVILKGTIAPVPNEEFGELQEAMENAWHPDLFSSASPQRGVQGYKLEIEESNGIWNRSSPRSSDVSHTF; translated from the coding sequence ATGTTAGAGGATATCATCGAGGAGTCGAACACTGCCCGGATGAGCGACGCTCAGATACGGGAGTACCTCCTGGCGCAGGGGGTCGGCGTCCTGGGGCTGCCCGACGCGGAGTTTCCCTACCTCATTCCGATGTCCTTCGGCTACGACGGCGAGTCGACGCTGTACTTTCTGTTCTTGCTCTTCGGCGGCGACACGCAGAAGGAGTCACTGAGCGACAGGTCCGCGCGGGCGACGTTCGTCGTCTACAGCGCCGAGTCCAAGTTCGAGTGGCGCAGCGTGATTCTCAAGGGAACCATCGCGCCGGTGCCCAACGAGGAGTTCGGCGAGCTGCAAGAGGCCATGGAGAATGCCTGGCACCCGGACCTGTTCAGTTCGGCCAGCCCCCAGCGGGGCGTTCAGGGGTACAAACTGGAGATAGAGGAGTCGAACGGCATCTGGAACCGGAGCAGCCCGCGCAGTTCCGACGTGTCCCACACGTTCTAA
- a CDS encoding acyl-CoA thioesterase, with amino-acid sequence MGETETARLSQSHTEMTELLMPDDTNYFERALGGAVLHWMDICGAIAAMRFSHSQCVTASMDHVDFITPIELGEVVVVQAYAFETGRTSIDVKVDVRAEDPHTGDSRDTTSSFLTFVAVDEDGTPTPVPDLVCESDAERQHRQEAIEERQAQLEAIIDRME; translated from the coding sequence ATGGGAGAGACCGAGACTGCCCGGCTGTCGCAGTCCCACACCGAGATGACGGAACTGCTGATGCCCGACGACACCAACTACTTCGAGCGCGCGCTCGGGGGCGCGGTGTTGCACTGGATGGACATCTGTGGCGCAATCGCGGCCATGCGCTTCTCGCACAGCCAGTGTGTCACGGCGTCGATGGACCACGTCGACTTCATCACGCCCATCGAACTCGGCGAGGTGGTCGTCGTCCAGGCCTACGCCTTCGAGACCGGCCGGACGAGCATCGACGTGAAGGTGGACGTGAGGGCCGAGGACCCCCACACGGGGGACTCCCGCGACACCACCTCGTCGTTTCTCACCTTCGTGGCCGTCGACGAGGACGGCACGCCGACGCCGGTGCCGGACCTGGTCTGCGAGAGCGACGCCGAGCGCCAGCACCGCCAGGAGGCAATCGAGGAGCGACAGGCGCAACTGGAGGCCATCATCGACCGGATGGAGTAG
- a CDS encoding PhzF family phenazine biosynthesis protein, which produces MDTRQAVIVDACAAEPTGGVPVGLLPDGADLTDDQLQGVAGELAAATAVPDGDSLRVVGPTGPLDDHPAATVATVAFQHERGGREVGTDTLSTATGTVDVEVTSDGGVWVARPTPTVTESTVDEARIAAALGIDVAALRDVGADLPPLSLSVGRDVLAAPVNFLEHVSGADPDPVVLAEVAADADVDAVCAFTFDTLAADAACHARTFVPPGTDPGVRTVGLETPALPGLAGGLVAHLFERGVIEDATTSVEQGHFAERPGRVHVEAGGGLRVGGHAVTTLDGTVTVPGDEDDDIIEV; this is translated from the coding sequence ATGGACACCCGACAGGCCGTCATCGTGGACGCGTGCGCCGCCGAGCCGACCGGCGGCGTCCCGGTCGGCCTCCTGCCGGACGGGGCGGACCTCACCGACGACCAGTTGCAGGGCGTCGCGGGCGAACTCGCCGCGGCCACTGCGGTCCCCGACGGCGACAGCCTCCGCGTCGTCGGCCCGACGGGACCGCTGGACGACCACCCCGCCGCGACCGTCGCGACCGTCGCCTTCCAGCACGAGCGCGGCGGCCGCGAGGTGGGGACGGACACGCTCTCGACGGCGACGGGGACGGTCGACGTGGAGGTCACGAGCGACGGCGGCGTCTGGGTCGCGCGGCCGACGCCGACGGTCACGGAGTCGACGGTCGACGAGGCGCGCATCGCGGCCGCGCTGGGCATCGACGTCGCGGCGCTGCGGGACGTCGGCGCGGACCTGCCGCCGCTTTCGCTCTCGGTCGGGCGGGACGTACTGGCCGCGCCGGTGAACTTCCTCGAACACGTCAGCGGTGCCGACCCCGACCCGGTGGTGCTGGCGGAGGTGGCCGCAGACGCCGACGTCGACGCCGTCTGCGCCTTCACCTTCGACACGCTGGCCGCCGACGCGGCGTGTCACGCGCGGACGTTCGTCCCCCCGGGGACCGACCCGGGCGTGCGGACCGTCGGACTGGAGACGCCGGCGCTGCCGGGCCTGGCCGGCGGACTCGTCGCGCACCTGTTCGAGCGCGGCGTCATCGAGGACGCGACGACGAGCGTCGAGCAGGGCCACTTCGCAGAGCGGCCCGGCCGCGTCCACGTGGAGGCGGGCGGGGGCCTCCGGGTGGGCGGACACGCGGTGACGACGCTAGACGGAACCGTCACCGTCCCCGGCGACGAGGACGACGACATCATCGAGGTCTGA
- the ppsA gene encoding phosphoenolpyruvate synthase, producing the protein MAVLWLDDVRADDLESVGGKAASLGEMTSADLPVPPAFIVTADTYRSFIEDTGIDEELFDIVDVDSDDSAALADAAERAQSLIRETEIPDEQREGILEAYDRIGENASVAVRSSATAEDLPDASFAGQQETFLNITRDDLLEKVRECWASLFTQRAIYYRQEQGFEDATVDIAVVVQEMVDADKSGVMFTSHPSTGAPVVTIEAAWGLGEAVVSGAVTPDNYVIDRATAEIKTETVAQKKVMHVRDEATGETVEREVPEDKRDQRVLSDDELDALLELGEEIEGYYGEPQDVEWAIHDGEVYLLQSRPITTISEGGTTEGSVADGGLAEESSEEPKGTEDGEVVLSGLGASPGRASGEVSIVRKLDELDKVGEGDIIVAEMTTPDMVPAMKRASGIVTDEGGMTSHAAIVSRELGVPAVVGAEHATELLTDGQVITIDGEKGTVETGAEEEEAHDAVEDIRPDTPVKPMTATEVKVNVSIPDAAERAAATGADGVGLLRIEHMILSLGKTPERYIADHGVDEYVDQIVEGARSVADEFYPRPVRVRTLDAPTDEFRQLEGGDDEPAEHNPMLGYRGIRRSLDRPDVFQHELEAFRKLFEMGYDNVEIMLPLVNDAEDVLRAKAHLQDAGIDTEKRSWGVMIETPAAALSVEQMAEAGIDFASFGTNDLTQYTLAVDRNNENVADRYDELHPAVMELISETIQTCREHDVATSICGQAGSKPRMVQHLVNEGVTSISANIDAVRDVQHEVKRTEQKLLLDSVR; encoded by the coding sequence ATGGCTGTACTCTGGCTGGACGACGTGCGGGCCGACGACCTGGAGTCGGTCGGCGGGAAAGCGGCGTCACTCGGGGAGATGACGTCGGCGGACCTGCCTGTCCCGCCGGCATTCATCGTCACCGCAGACACGTACCGTTCGTTCATCGAAGACACCGGCATCGACGAGGAGCTATTCGACATCGTCGACGTGGACTCCGACGACTCCGCCGCGCTGGCCGACGCCGCCGAGCGCGCCCAGTCGCTCATCCGGGAGACCGAGATTCCCGACGAGCAGCGGGAGGGCATCCTGGAGGCCTACGACCGCATCGGCGAGAACGCGTCCGTTGCGGTGCGCTCGTCGGCAACGGCCGAGGACCTGCCCGACGCCTCCTTCGCGGGCCAGCAGGAGACGTTCCTCAACATCACCCGCGACGACCTGCTGGAGAAAGTGCGGGAGTGCTGGGCCTCGCTTTTCACCCAGCGCGCCATCTACTACCGCCAGGAGCAGGGCTTCGAAGACGCCACCGTCGACATCGCGGTGGTCGTCCAGGAGATGGTCGACGCCGACAAATCGGGCGTCATGTTCACCAGTCACCCTTCGACCGGTGCGCCCGTCGTCACCATCGAGGCCGCGTGGGGACTCGGTGAGGCAGTCGTCTCCGGCGCGGTCACGCCGGACAACTACGTCATCGACCGCGCGACCGCCGAAATCAAGACGGAGACGGTCGCCCAGAAGAAGGTGATGCACGTCCGCGACGAGGCAACCGGCGAGACCGTCGAGCGAGAGGTCCCCGAGGACAAGCGCGACCAGCGCGTCCTCTCCGACGACGAACTCGACGCCCTGCTGGAACTGGGCGAGGAGATAGAGGGCTACTACGGCGAACCGCAGGACGTCGAGTGGGCCATCCACGACGGCGAGGTCTACCTGCTGCAGTCCCGCCCCATCACGACCATCAGCGAGGGCGGCACGACCGAGGGCAGCGTCGCCGACGGCGGCCTCGCCGAGGAGAGCAGCGAGGAGCCCAAGGGCACCGAAGACGGCGAGGTCGTCCTCTCCGGCCTGGGTGCCAGCCCCGGCCGCGCCTCGGGCGAGGTCAGCATCGTCCGGAAACTCGACGAACTGGACAAGGTCGGCGAGGGCGACATCATCGTCGCCGAGATGACGACGCCGGACATGGTGCCGGCGATGAAGCGGGCGTCGGGCATCGTCACCGACGAGGGCGGGATGACCTCCCACGCCGCCATCGTCTCGCGCGAACTGGGCGTTCCCGCCGTCGTCGGCGCGGAGCACGCGACCGAGTTGCTCACCGACGGGCAGGTCATCACCATCGACGGCGAGAAGGGGACCGTCGAGACCGGTGCCGAGGAGGAGGAGGCACACGACGCCGTCGAGGACATACGGCCGGACACGCCGGTCAAGCCGATGACCGCCACCGAGGTGAAGGTCAACGTCTCCATCCCCGACGCCGCCGAGCGCGCGGCCGCGACCGGTGCCGACGGGGTCGGCCTGCTGCGCATCGAGCACATGATCCTCTCGCTGGGCAAGACCCCCGAGCGCTACATCGCGGACCACGGCGTCGACGAGTACGTCGACCAGATCGTCGAGGGTGCCCGCAGCGTGGCCGACGAGTTCTACCCGCGCCCGGTGCGCGTGCGCACGCTTGACGCCCCCACCGACGAGTTCCGCCAGCTAGAGGGCGGCGACGACGAGCCCGCGGAGCACAACCCGATGCTGGGCTACCGGGGCATCCGCCGGAGCCTCGACCGGCCCGACGTCTTCCAGCACGAACTCGAAGCCTTCCGGAAGCTCTTCGAGATGGGCTACGACAACGTCGAAATCATGCTGCCGCTGGTCAACGACGCCGAGGACGTCCTGCGGGCGAAGGCACACCTGCAGGACGCGGGCATCGACACGGAGAAGCGCTCCTGGGGCGTGATGATAGAGACCCCCGCCGCGGCGCTGTCGGTCGAACAGATGGCCGAGGCGGGCATCGACTTCGCCTCCTTCGGCACCAACGACCTCACGCAGTACACGCTGGCGGTCGACCGCAACAACGAGAACGTGGCCGACCGCTACGACGAACTCCACCCCGCGGTGATGGAACTGATAAGCGAGACCATCCAGACCTGCCGGGAACACGACGTCGCGACGAGCATCTGCGGGCAGGCGGGGTCGAAGCCACGGATGGTGCAACACCTCGTCAACGAGGGCGTCACCTCCATCTCCGCGAACATCGACGCCGTCCGCGACGTGCAACACGAGGTCAAGCGGACCGAGCAGAAACTGCTGCTGGACTCCGTGCGGTAA
- the mfnA gene encoding tyrosine decarboxylase MfnA, translating to MQQVERAEPQDFERVLSSMCTVPHPAARQAAERFLATNPGDPGTYETVAELERRAVEQLGTVAGLADPAGYVTSGGTEANIQAVRIARNRADTDDPNVVAPESAHFSFRKAANVLDVELRTAPTTDHTADVDAMQELIDGDTVCVVGVAGSTEYGYVDPIPALADVAADAGALCHVDAAWGGFYLPFSDHEWHFDHADIDTLTIDPHKVGQAAVPAGGLLSHSPDLFDELAIDTPYLESTSQVTLTGTRSGAGVASAVAAMDALWPEGYRETYERAMDNAEWLAEALEVRGHEVVGPELPLVAADLSVPMTDELRDRGWRVSKTGSGEMRVVCMPHVTRSMLRSFVADLDWY from the coding sequence ATGCAGCAGGTCGAGCGAGCCGAACCGCAGGATTTCGAACGCGTCCTCTCCTCTATGTGTACCGTCCCGCACCCTGCGGCGCGGCAGGCAGCCGAGCGCTTTCTCGCCACCAATCCGGGCGACCCCGGGACCTACGAGACGGTGGCGGAACTCGAACGACGGGCCGTCGAGCAACTCGGCACCGTCGCCGGCCTGGCCGACCCCGCCGGCTACGTCACCAGCGGCGGGACGGAGGCCAACATCCAGGCGGTCCGCATCGCGCGCAACCGCGCCGACACGGACGACCCCAATGTCGTCGCCCCGGAGAGCGCCCACTTCAGTTTCCGGAAGGCCGCGAACGTCCTCGACGTCGAGTTGCGGACCGCGCCGACGACCGACCACACCGCCGACGTCGACGCGATGCAGGAACTAATCGACGGCGACACGGTCTGCGTCGTCGGCGTCGCCGGGTCGACCGAGTACGGCTACGTCGACCCGATTCCCGCGCTGGCGGACGTCGCCGCGGACGCCGGCGCGCTCTGTCACGTCGACGCCGCCTGGGGCGGTTTCTACCTCCCCTTCAGCGACCACGAGTGGCACTTCGACCACGCCGACATCGACACGCTGACCATCGACCCCCACAAGGTCGGCCAGGCCGCGGTGCCGGCCGGCGGCCTGCTCTCGCACTCGCCGGACCTGTTCGACGAACTCGCCATCGACACGCCGTACCTGGAGTCGACGTCGCAGGTGACGCTGACCGGGACCCGCTCCGGCGCGGGCGTGGCGAGCGCCGTCGCCGCGATGGACGCCCTCTGGCCGGAGGGCTACCGCGAGACCTACGAGCGCGCGATGGACAACGCGGAGTGGCTGGCCGAGGCCCTGGAGGTCCGCGGCCACGAGGTCGTCGGGCCGGAACTCCCGCTGGTGGCCGCCGACCTCTCGGTGCCGATGACCGACGAACTCCGGGACCGCGGCTGGCGGGTCTCCAAGACCGGGTCCGGCGAGATGCGCGTCGTCTGTATGCCCCACGTCACCCGGTCGATGCTGCGCTCCTTCGTCGCCGACCTCGACTGGTACTGA